One genomic segment of Arthrobacter sp. JZ12 includes these proteins:
- a CDS encoding phosphatase PAP2 family protein: protein MAFQDPEDEDSHVGTRDLTRWQTPVGSFLVACVRQLAKWIGHRWALLALLVVGIGGAVALTVASAEVYEAVADRDGIASLDQPALDAAIDVRSPWLNGAATAFTHLGGPVGMPVLAGTVTLALTLVRRSFTPLILMGVGAAGSLLMTVLGKDAIGRLRPDTDFAIPPFELSPSFPSGHTLNAVVLSGIVAYLLMLRQRRKRTRALTITVAVVFAFVMGLTRVYLGHHWLTDVAVAWTLGLAWLALVITAHRLLLTFRNHRRNRPGAQPGGIS, encoded by the coding sequence ATGGCATTCCAGGATCCGGAGGATGAGGACTCCCACGTCGGAACACGCGACCTCACCCGGTGGCAGACGCCGGTCGGCAGCTTCCTGGTCGCCTGCGTCCGGCAACTGGCAAAGTGGATCGGTCACCGCTGGGCACTGCTGGCTCTGCTTGTGGTGGGCATCGGCGGCGCCGTCGCGCTTACTGTCGCTTCGGCCGAGGTCTACGAAGCGGTAGCGGACCGGGACGGCATTGCCTCGCTCGACCAGCCCGCGCTGGATGCAGCAATCGACGTCCGGTCACCCTGGCTCAACGGGGCGGCGACAGCGTTCACGCATCTCGGCGGTCCGGTCGGCATGCCCGTGCTCGCAGGGACAGTAACGCTCGCGCTCACCCTTGTGCGGCGGTCCTTCACACCGCTCATCCTGATGGGCGTGGGCGCAGCGGGATCACTGCTGATGACCGTCCTCGGCAAGGACGCCATCGGCCGACTCCGGCCTGACACCGACTTCGCCATTCCTCCCTTCGAGCTGTCGCCGTCATTCCCCAGCGGTCACACGCTCAACGCGGTGGTTCTCTCAGGGATCGTCGCGTACCTTCTGATGCTTCGTCAGCGGCGCAAGCGAACCCGAGCGCTCACCATCACGGTCGCCGTGGTCTTCGCCTTCGTCATGGGCCTCACCCGCGTCTATTTGGGGCACCACTGGCTAACAGACGTGGCGGTGGCGTGGACACTCGGGCTGGCGTGGCTCGCCCTCGTGATTACCGCGCACCGTCTGCTGCTCACCTTCCGGAACCACCGGCGCAACCGTCCAGGCGCTCAACCGGGTGGAATTAGCTGA
- a CDS encoding thiamine pyrophosphate-requiring protein produces the protein MGDRLVADAIVERLTSWGVNRVFGYSGDGINPVLGALRRAGAPEFIQARHEENAAFMAVGHAKYTGGVGVVLSTQGPGAVHLLNGLYDARMDSVPVVALVGQQSQTVLGSAYQQEIDLQSLFKDVAAEFRQQVNSPEQAPMVLDRAFKAALATRSPAVVILPHDVQQEPATEPGHEHGVVPSAPLWSPGTVMPREQDLHDAAAVLNAGSKLALLVGQGARNAQEEVAALAEKLGAAVVTSLLGKPYVDETQPWAAGTMGHLGTTASGWAMGSCDTLLIVGSNDPWTEFYPPPGQARAIQIDSDAKAIGNRYPVEVALTGDAAESLRALLPLVDERIGWRSDVERHVDSWRRLSEARAMVAAEPVNPERAVRELNGRLPSDAQVALDVGSCVYWYARQLHLPAGVPAHLSSTLASMGGGVPYGLAAKLASPERPVVVLSGDGGFQMTGMAELITVSRLWRSWANPVFAICILNNRDLAEVTWEQRETEAEPRFADSQALPDVDYAGYAKLLGLDGLRVETPDDVGPAWERALAADRPFVLDIVTDPDVPLLPPFPAGKSLAESMEEGLASEGNAHALELLREYLRLEEELS, from the coding sequence ATGGGGGACCGGCTGGTAGCGGACGCAATAGTCGAGCGGTTGACTTCGTGGGGGGTCAACCGGGTCTTCGGATACAGCGGTGACGGGATCAACCCGGTGCTCGGCGCGCTTCGGCGCGCCGGGGCGCCGGAGTTCATCCAGGCGCGCCACGAGGAGAACGCGGCCTTCATGGCAGTGGGCCACGCCAAGTACACCGGGGGCGTGGGCGTTGTGCTGTCCACGCAGGGACCCGGCGCCGTCCACCTGCTCAACGGGCTATACGACGCACGGATGGACAGCGTCCCCGTGGTGGCCCTGGTCGGCCAACAGAGCCAGACGGTCCTGGGATCGGCGTACCAGCAGGAGATCGACCTGCAGAGCTTGTTCAAGGACGTGGCGGCTGAGTTCCGGCAGCAGGTGAACAGCCCCGAGCAGGCTCCCATGGTGCTGGACCGCGCCTTCAAGGCGGCCCTCGCCACCCGGTCGCCCGCCGTCGTAATCCTTCCGCACGATGTGCAGCAGGAGCCGGCAACCGAGCCCGGGCACGAACACGGCGTCGTTCCTTCCGCGCCCCTTTGGAGCCCGGGAACCGTAATGCCCCGGGAACAGGACCTGCACGACGCCGCTGCGGTCCTTAACGCCGGATCAAAGCTGGCGCTGCTGGTCGGGCAGGGTGCGCGGAACGCGCAGGAAGAGGTGGCTGCGCTCGCGGAGAAGCTGGGCGCTGCCGTCGTCACCAGCCTCCTGGGCAAACCGTACGTCGACGAGACGCAGCCCTGGGCGGCTGGGACCATGGGTCACCTGGGCACTACCGCCAGCGGTTGGGCGATGGGTTCCTGCGACACGCTGCTGATCGTGGGCTCGAATGATCCGTGGACGGAGTTCTATCCGCCGCCGGGCCAGGCGCGCGCCATCCAGATAGACAGCGACGCCAAGGCGATCGGCAACCGCTACCCGGTGGAGGTTGCGCTCACCGGTGACGCAGCGGAATCCCTCCGGGCGTTGCTGCCCCTGGTCGACGAACGCATCGGCTGGCGCTCCGACGTAGAACGCCACGTGGATTCGTGGCGCCGGCTCAGCGAGGCCCGGGCGATGGTGGCGGCGGAGCCGGTAAATCCGGAGCGCGCCGTCCGGGAGCTGAATGGTCGCCTGCCGTCCGACGCGCAGGTGGCGCTCGACGTCGGCAGTTGCGTCTACTGGTACGCCCGCCAGCTGCACCTGCCGGCCGGCGTGCCCGCCCACCTCTCCAGCACGCTGGCCAGCATGGGCGGCGGAGTGCCCTATGGACTCGCGGCGAAGCTGGCCTCGCCCGAGCGGCCGGTTGTGGTGCTCAGCGGTGACGGCGGGTTCCAGATGACCGGGATGGCCGAGCTGATTACGGTCAGCAGGCTGTGGCGGTCCTGGGCCAACCCGGTTTTCGCAATCTGCATCCTCAACAACCGCGATCTCGCCGAGGTGACCTGGGAACAGCGCGAGACCGAAGCCGAGCCCCGATTCGCTGATAGCCAGGCCCTTCCCGATGTGGATTACGCCGGCTACGCGAAGCTGCTGGGCCTGGACGGTCTGCGGGTGGAGACGCCCGACGACGTTGGACCGGCATGGGAGCGGGCGCTCGCCGCCGACCGGCCATTTGTGCTGGACATCGTCACCGACCCGGACGTTCCCCTCCTGCCGCCGTTCCCTGCGGGTAAGTCGCTCGCGGAGTCCATGGAGGAGGGCCTCGCTTCGGAGGGGAACGCGCACGCGCTGGAACTTCTCCGTGAGTACCTCAGGCTCGAGGAGGAACTCAGCTAA
- a CDS encoding Vms1/Ankzf1 family peptidyl-tRNA hydrolase has protein sequence MTSSLHALGDLYRKSGPWVTVYTDASTGTVDSLHADDVRPDNIATALEEAGASKEDRRAVADALRTTAKGLPDPVARLIVVANGTVELDEFLPGELALPEFTAVNEVPNLCPLLWHRPDDFAYVVAEVGRDGGEIHLRRANGLSDDDMMHVEGETENIKKVPSGGWSQGRYQHRTENIWKANAGDIAGEIDRVVRSNKARLLIVAGDIRARNLVAEQLSEQSKEILSVVESHSRTEGADKEAYAQEIEKRVAECIARRQEQLLERLNNQKGRSNPEAAEGIGLVVPALQQAQVDTLLLETAGLNGQRLLALGSEPWTAFVDGETAGAPVLGEVPAPSSLLRAAVLTDAEVALFPSGALDGGPVAALLRWPVGPTVPTAG, from the coding sequence GTGACAAGCTCCCTGCACGCGCTTGGAGATCTCTACAGGAAGTCCGGCCCCTGGGTCACCGTGTACACCGATGCGAGCACCGGAACGGTCGACTCCCTGCACGCGGACGATGTGCGGCCTGACAACATCGCCACCGCTCTGGAGGAGGCTGGAGCGTCCAAGGAGGATCGGCGCGCTGTTGCCGACGCGCTGCGCACAACCGCGAAGGGTTTGCCTGATCCGGTGGCCCGCCTGATCGTCGTCGCCAACGGCACCGTGGAGCTCGACGAATTCCTCCCCGGCGAGCTTGCGCTGCCCGAGTTCACGGCGGTCAACGAGGTTCCGAACCTGTGCCCTCTGCTCTGGCACCGGCCGGATGACTTTGCCTATGTAGTGGCCGAAGTGGGAAGGGACGGCGGCGAGATCCACCTCCGACGCGCCAACGGCCTGTCCGACGACGACATGATGCACGTGGAAGGCGAGACCGAGAACATCAAGAAGGTTCCGAGCGGCGGCTGGTCTCAGGGCCGCTACCAGCACCGGACGGAGAACATTTGGAAGGCCAACGCAGGCGATATCGCCGGCGAGATCGACCGCGTTGTCCGCAGCAACAAGGCGCGGTTGCTCATCGTGGCCGGCGACATTCGGGCGCGGAATCTCGTGGCTGAGCAACTCAGTGAACAGTCGAAGGAGATTCTGAGCGTCGTCGAGAGCCATAGCCGGACGGAGGGCGCCGACAAGGAAGCCTATGCGCAGGAGATCGAGAAACGGGTGGCAGAGTGCATCGCACGGCGGCAGGAGCAGTTGCTGGAGCGGTTGAACAACCAGAAGGGCCGCAGCAATCCGGAGGCTGCCGAGGGCATCGGCCTGGTGGTTCCGGCGCTGCAGCAGGCGCAGGTTGACACGCTCCTGCTGGAGACAGCGGGCCTGAACGGGCAGCGTCTGCTGGCATTGGGATCGGAGCCGTGGACCGCCTTCGTCGACGGGGAAACCGCCGGGGCGCCGGTACTGGGGGAGGTGCCAGCGCCGTCGTCGTTGTTGCGGGCAGCCGTGCTGACCGATGCAGAGGTGGCGCTGTTCCCCTCGGGCGCGCTCGACGGCGGCCCCGTGGCGGCGCTGCTGCGCTGGCCCGTTGGCCCCACCGTTCCCACAGCCGGCTGA
- a CDS encoding phosphoribosyltransferase, protein MRESDRYADREHAGRHLADVLEPVLHGVHPLVLALPRGGVPVAAVVADSCLAPLDLVMVRKVGVPGYPELAMGAIASIGGTLETVRNVRVLADIRSADAAFTRVAAQEQAELERRERLYRAGLEPLSVRGQAVVVVDDGVATGATMRAAVAAVRKSGAERVIAAAPVFLASAMDAVGPEVDQLVSPWSAPNLPAVGSAYRSFPQVSDEEVQRLLSAARERRLGTMTDYADLPKAYRAYLDTLDESTANAVLPVLKQSVAGGEHGVLISTNLGPDTQAEVSPEVPFGEVRETVR, encoded by the coding sequence ATGCGTGAAAGTGACCGCTACGCCGACCGCGAGCACGCCGGGCGGCATCTCGCGGACGTGCTCGAGCCGGTGCTGCACGGCGTTCATCCCCTCGTGCTCGCCCTTCCCCGGGGCGGTGTTCCGGTAGCCGCCGTGGTTGCCGATTCCTGCCTTGCACCCCTGGATCTGGTCATGGTCCGGAAGGTTGGCGTGCCGGGTTATCCGGAGCTCGCGATGGGTGCCATCGCATCAATCGGTGGGACCCTGGAGACAGTGCGGAACGTGCGTGTCCTCGCTGATATCCGAAGTGCAGATGCAGCGTTCACTCGGGTCGCCGCACAGGAACAGGCGGAGCTCGAACGCCGCGAGCGCCTGTACCGGGCCGGACTCGAACCGTTGTCGGTCAGAGGCCAGGCGGTGGTTGTGGTCGACGACGGCGTAGCCACCGGCGCAACCATGCGCGCCGCCGTCGCGGCAGTGCGCAAGAGCGGGGCGGAGCGGGTGATCGCCGCTGCACCGGTGTTCCTCGCCTCGGCGATGGACGCCGTCGGACCCGAAGTGGATCAGCTGGTCAGCCCCTGGAGCGCGCCGAACCTGCCCGCAGTGGGCAGCGCCTACCGCAGTTTCCCGCAGGTCTCGGACGAAGAGGTACAGCGGTTGTTGAGCGCCGCACGCGAGCGTAGGTTGGGGACCATGACGGATTACGCAGATCTTCCCAAGGCCTACCGCGCCTACCTGGACACCCTGGACGAGAGCACGGCCAACGCTGTACTTCCCGTCCTCAAGCAGTCAGTCGCCGGCGGCGAGCACGGTGTTCTGATCAGTACCAACCTCGGACCCGACACTCAGGCCGAGGTCTCCCCCGAGGTCCCGTTCGGCGAGGTCCGCGAGACGGTCCGCTAG
- a CDS encoding MBL fold metallo-hydrolase codes for MSLDGTNSYLIGAPEAPSVVVVDPGPLDDVHLAALQSSGPVELVLITHHHRDHTEASARFHQLTGAPVRALDPAQSHGGPPLLDGETISAAGVRINVLATPGHTADSVCFFLPDDGPSGSLLTGDTVLGRGTTVLSYPDGTLGEYLRSLDLLEGLGNAAVLPAHGPALPGIADAARSYRSHRLERLDQVRAALLALGLTAGEASVGAVADRVYADVDPSVRRAAEQSVAAQLHYLRETSG; via the coding sequence ATGAGCCTGGACGGAACCAACTCGTACCTTATTGGGGCGCCGGAAGCACCTTCCGTGGTGGTTGTGGACCCCGGACCGCTCGATGATGTGCACCTTGCAGCGCTCCAATCCTCCGGGCCGGTTGAACTGGTGCTCATAACCCACCACCATCGCGATCATACGGAGGCGAGCGCGCGCTTTCACCAGCTGACGGGAGCGCCCGTGCGGGCGCTGGACCCGGCTCAGTCCCACGGCGGGCCGCCTCTCCTAGACGGAGAGACCATCTCGGCAGCGGGCGTGCGGATCAACGTGCTGGCGACGCCGGGCCATACCGCCGACTCGGTGTGCTTCTTCCTCCCCGACGACGGCCCCTCCGGCTCCCTGCTGACCGGCGACACTGTGCTGGGCCGGGGAACCACGGTGCTCAGCTACCCGGACGGCACCCTGGGCGAATACCTGCGGTCGCTCGACCTGCTCGAAGGTCTTGGAAACGCCGCTGTGCTCCCGGCGCACGGGCCGGCCCTCCCGGGCATTGCCGACGCCGCCCGCTCGTACCGTTCGCATCGGCTGGAACGGCTGGACCAGGTGAGGGCGGCGCTGCTCGCCCTTGGGCTCACTGCGGGTGAGGCCAGTGTCGGCGCGGTCGCGGACCGGGTGTATGCCGACGTCGACCCTTCCGTTCGCCGGGCGGCGGAGCAGTCGGTGGCCGCCCAACTGCACTATCTGCGGGAAACTTCCGGCTAG
- a CDS encoding LacI family DNA-binding transcriptional regulator, producing the protein MAAERDRSVAPPTISEVAAEAGVGRASAARTLGGYGYVSPELRERVLQAAEKLGYRANALARSMSTGVSHTLGLIVADIGNPFFAGVTRGISDFSRSRGFDTIVLSTHEDLEEEKVAVGVLMDKRVDGMIIASAAVARGEVAHIQDAVSRGIPVVLVDRAVEHLALDSVVIDNREASRRAVSHMIERGHRRIGFIWGPAVKKPITTRRALTAAASQSLWTDGERLNGYLDALDDAGIPFDADLVMTEPKTEENATAAVARMLALENRITGIFCTETDGMTGALRAVRSSGLRYPADVSLIGFDDSSWAAVMDPPLTMIEQPMLELGARAAETLLHQIDGATPSGKMHTLETRFIERASVAQWRP; encoded by the coding sequence ATGGCTGCAGAACGCGACCGCAGCGTAGCTCCTCCCACTATTTCCGAGGTTGCCGCTGAAGCAGGTGTGGGCCGGGCATCAGCTGCCCGCACCCTTGGAGGATACGGGTACGTTAGCCCGGAACTGCGGGAACGAGTACTTCAGGCTGCAGAAAAGCTGGGGTACAGGGCCAACGCGCTCGCCCGAAGCATGTCCACGGGTGTCAGCCACACCCTCGGCCTCATCGTTGCGGATATCGGCAACCCGTTCTTCGCGGGGGTTACGCGTGGCATCAGCGACTTTTCGCGCTCTCGCGGATTCGACACCATTGTGCTCAGCACTCACGAGGACCTTGAGGAAGAGAAAGTTGCAGTGGGCGTGCTCATGGACAAGCGCGTCGACGGAATGATCATTGCCTCGGCCGCCGTGGCTCGCGGAGAAGTCGCGCACATCCAGGACGCCGTTTCACGCGGGATCCCGGTTGTCCTGGTCGACAGGGCTGTGGAGCACCTGGCTCTCGACTCCGTGGTCATCGACAACCGTGAGGCAAGCAGGCGTGCCGTCAGCCACATGATCGAGCGCGGGCACCGGCGGATCGGGTTCATCTGGGGTCCGGCCGTCAAGAAGCCGATCACGACGCGGCGCGCCCTCACCGCGGCCGCTTCGCAGAGCCTGTGGACCGATGGAGAGCGGTTGAACGGGTACCTCGACGCGCTGGACGACGCCGGAATCCCGTTTGACGCCGACCTCGTGATGACCGAACCAAAAACGGAAGAAAACGCGACGGCCGCCGTCGCCCGGATGCTGGCCCTCGAGAATCGGATCACCGGAATCTTCTGCACCGAAACGGACGGCATGACTGGAGCCCTTCGCGCGGTAAGGTCCAGCGGGCTCCGCTATCCCGCGGACGTTTCCTTGATCGGCTTCGACGATAGTTCCTGGGCGGCGGTCATGGACCCGCCCCTGACCATGATCGAACAGCCAATGCTGGAGCTCGGTGCCCGCGCAGCCGAAACACTTCTGCACCAGATCGATGGCGCAACCCCGAGCGGCAAGATGCATACCCTGGAGACACGCTTCATCGAGAGGGCGTCGGTGGCGCAGTGGCGTCCCTGA
- a CDS encoding PfkB family carbohydrate kinase: MKALGFGDNIIDRYLDRGMVYPGGNCVNFAVFARKLGVDAAYLGVFGSDEHARFLRDSIRAEGVDLSCSVTKDGSSGISTIRIVDGERVFGGWNGGGVTVSDPLELDEALLGYVAGFDLVHSSVYSRSERELPKVRRSGPLVSFDFSSEEEFRTADYLAAVCPSVDLALISCSDLAAYDAEHLLSELVRQGAGLALGTCGDSGAIVFDGESYLHAPASPLEPSQSPIDTMGCGDAFLTAFAVTLFGLGWSRTAPPQEASLREALRAGADFAAQQCLVEGAFGHGAADSGLSVSM; the protein is encoded by the coding sequence ATGAAGGCTTTGGGTTTCGGGGACAACATCATTGACCGTTACCTGGATAGGGGAATGGTGTATCCCGGCGGGAATTGCGTCAACTTCGCGGTATTCGCCCGCAAGCTGGGTGTGGATGCGGCCTACCTGGGGGTCTTCGGATCGGACGAGCACGCTCGCTTCCTCCGTGATTCCATCCGGGCTGAGGGCGTGGACCTGTCGTGCTCGGTGACCAAGGATGGATCGAGCGGGATCTCGACCATTCGTATCGTCGACGGCGAAAGGGTGTTCGGCGGTTGGAACGGCGGCGGTGTGACGGTCAGTGATCCGTTGGAACTGGACGAAGCCCTGCTGGGATACGTCGCCGGCTTCGACCTGGTTCATTCGAGCGTCTATTCCAGGTCCGAGCGCGAGTTACCCAAGGTGCGGCGCAGCGGACCGCTTGTGAGTTTCGACTTTTCAAGCGAAGAGGAATTCCGCACGGCTGACTACCTGGCCGCGGTCTGTCCCTCGGTCGACCTGGCGCTGATCTCCTGCTCCGACCTTGCGGCCTATGATGCCGAGCACCTCCTGTCCGAGCTGGTGCGGCAGGGAGCAGGGCTTGCCCTTGGGACCTGCGGAGATTCCGGAGCCATCGTTTTTGACGGAGAAAGCTACCTCCATGCGCCGGCATCACCCCTTGAGCCATCACAGAGCCCCATAGACACCATGGGGTGCGGAGATGCCTTCCTCACCGCATTCGCAGTCACCCTGTTCGGTCTGGGATGGAGCAGGACCGCGCCTCCGCAGGAAGCTTCGCTCCGCGAGGCCCTGCGTGCCGGTGCCGACTTCGCCGCGCAGCAGTGCCTGGTGGAGGGCGCGTTCGGGCACGGGGCGGCCGATTCCGGCTTGTCGGTTAGCATGTGA
- a CDS encoding SIS domain-containing protein, protein MLGFDESAFRNQIASAVSLRPQIEELVTTITADGLSNLFLIGAGGTYAAMWPYEHLARRLSTLPVRAVIAAELIESGDASLGEKSVAVFASVSGTTDDSLRAIQYCKERGVHTVALTGYPDSPIAQAADSVLISQPKTWPFDMQMLLFMTRLLSERGEFAGYEKFADELAQLPQVLVDVATQAEPEAAAFAESHAQTDYHFLVGGGNLWGFTYLYSMCILEEMQWLRTTRVHSAEFFHGSLELLEKDTSVIIFQGEDETRALTDRVEKFARRVSDDVTVLDTRDYPLEGISEEFRGLLAPVVLDTVTGRISKHLERVRNHSLDLRRYYRVVEY, encoded by the coding sequence ATGCTCGGTTTTGACGAGTCAGCATTCCGCAACCAAATCGCCAGCGCAGTGTCCCTGCGGCCTCAGATCGAGGAACTAGTCACTACGATCACCGCTGATGGACTGAGCAATCTTTTCCTGATCGGCGCCGGTGGAACGTATGCCGCGATGTGGCCTTATGAGCACCTGGCACGCCGCCTGTCGACGCTTCCCGTGAGGGCAGTGATAGCGGCGGAGCTCATCGAATCAGGCGACGCCTCGCTCGGTGAGAAGTCCGTCGCCGTCTTTGCCTCGGTCTCCGGGACCACGGACGACAGCCTTCGCGCAATCCAGTACTGCAAGGAACGCGGTGTTCATACAGTTGCGCTCACGGGATACCCCGACTCGCCCATTGCACAGGCAGCTGATTCCGTCCTGATCTCGCAGCCCAAGACGTGGCCCTTCGATATGCAGATGCTCCTGTTCATGACCAGGCTGCTTTCCGAGCGCGGAGAATTTGCCGGGTATGAGAAGTTCGCAGACGAGCTGGCGCAGCTTCCTCAGGTGCTGGTCGACGTCGCAACGCAGGCAGAGCCGGAGGCTGCCGCCTTCGCGGAATCTCACGCACAAACGGACTATCACTTCCTTGTGGGCGGCGGAAACCTGTGGGGCTTCACCTACCTGTACTCCATGTGCATTCTCGAGGAGATGCAGTGGTTGCGGACCACCCGCGTACACAGCGCCGAGTTCTTCCACGGTTCGCTCGAGCTGCTAGAGAAGGACACCAGCGTCATCATCTTCCAGGGGGAGGATGAGACGCGCGCCCTTACTGACCGCGTCGAGAAGTTCGCACGGCGCGTGTCCGACGACGTCACCGTCCTCGATACCCGCGACTACCCCCTTGAGGGCATCAGTGAGGAATTCCGGGGCCTGCTGGCGCCGGTGGTTCTGGACACGGTTACCGGCCGCATCAGCAAGCATCTTGAGCGTGTGCGCAACCACTCGCTCGATCTGAGGCGCTACTACCGGGTGGTCGAGTACTAG
- a CDS encoding ABC transporter substrate-binding protein, which yields MQRRNSLAAAALLMVSALGLSGCAGQSSTAVADVGAEPEFSGSLSILTKFAGEPLQPYFEDLAAEYKELHPEVEIELIQETDQSIKDKTKTLTASGALPDIYFSWTGDWAENFVGGGLAADLTNVIAPGTEWGDTFGQASLDAFKYNDKYYGIPLYNNGKFMGYNKTAFEEAGVEVPTSFEELIESCQPLREAGYEPIAFGNKDGWPGLHYLQQLFAYNVPAEVLQADFAPETAELNHEGYVAALEQFKTLVDECTDSGEGTNGVLYTTAQEALAGGSAAMYYQEILEFDTVTADGNALTPENFGIFKLPVPAGAEGDPEAIEGSPEGYLINAKSPRAALAVDFMKFVTAPENAATLSSPPYGQPSAVVGAVTPETSSEVVHAGIDQVNNASQVVVWLDTVTVPEVADAWLAGGEAIISGSSTPEQVLESVRNASNAAK from the coding sequence ATGCAGAGAAGAAATTCCCTGGCGGCAGCTGCGCTCCTGATGGTTTCAGCGCTCGGCCTCAGCGGGTGCGCGGGACAGTCGAGCACCGCGGTTGCGGACGTTGGGGCCGAGCCCGAGTTCTCCGGAAGCTTGAGCATCCTGACCAAGTTCGCGGGTGAACCGCTGCAGCCCTACTTCGAAGACCTCGCCGCAGAGTACAAGGAACTTCATCCCGAGGTGGAGATTGAGCTGATTCAGGAGACGGATCAGAGCATCAAGGACAAGACCAAGACACTCACTGCATCCGGAGCCCTCCCCGACATCTACTTCAGCTGGACCGGTGACTGGGCAGAGAACTTCGTCGGCGGAGGGCTTGCCGCTGACCTCACGAATGTCATCGCACCGGGAACGGAATGGGGCGATACCTTCGGACAGGCCTCTCTGGACGCCTTCAAGTACAACGACAAGTACTACGGGATCCCCCTTTATAACAACGGCAAGTTCATGGGGTACAACAAGACCGCCTTCGAGGAGGCCGGCGTGGAGGTTCCCACCTCCTTCGAGGAATTGATCGAGAGTTGCCAGCCCCTCCGGGAAGCCGGTTATGAACCAATCGCCTTTGGCAATAAGGACGGCTGGCCGGGACTGCATTATCTTCAGCAGCTCTTTGCCTACAACGTCCCCGCTGAGGTGCTGCAGGCGGACTTCGCACCGGAAACGGCGGAACTCAACCATGAGGGGTACGTGGCCGCGCTGGAGCAGTTCAAGACGCTCGTCGATGAGTGCACGGATAGCGGAGAAGGCACTAACGGGGTTCTCTACACCACGGCGCAGGAGGCACTAGCCGGAGGATCTGCGGCCATGTACTACCAGGAGATCCTCGAATTCGACACGGTGACCGCCGACGGCAACGCCCTCACCCCTGAGAATTTTGGCATTTTCAAGCTGCCTGTACCCGCGGGCGCCGAAGGAGATCCGGAGGCGATCGAGGGCTCACCGGAGGGGTATCTCATCAACGCGAAGTCGCCCCGGGCGGCCCTTGCGGTCGACTTCATGAAGTTTGTAACCGCTCCTGAGAATGCGGCCACGCTCTCCTCTCCGCCGTACGGCCAGCCCAGCGCCGTAGTGGGTGCGGTAACGCCGGAGACCTCCAGCGAAGTAGTCCATGCAGGGATTGATCAGGTGAACAACGCCTCACAGGTTGTCGTTTGGCTGGATACAGTAACTGTTCCGGAAGTTGCGGATGCCTGGCTCGCCGGCGGAGAAGCCATCATCAGTGGAAGCTCGACACCTGAACAGGTCCTCGAAAGCGTCCGCAACGCTTCGAATGCGGCGAAGTAG